The Fictibacillus phosphorivorans genomic sequence GGTGACATCTCGGCAAGGTTTTTTTGATTGAACGAGATCGATCCGTCTGAAATCAATCCATTTGATGGAAGAAGTCCCATGATGGAAAGAGCTGTAATACTTTTACCACAGCCCGATTCTCCAACGATACAGAGTGTTTCTCCTTTTTTTACTGAAAAGGAAGCGCCCCGGACAGCCGGCAATGGACCGTCCGCTGATTTAAACGTTGTCACTAAATCCTTTACCTCTAAAACAGTCTCTTTCATCATCCATCCCTACTCTCTATAAACGCCGTAAAGTGACCACTGTCCTGTAGGTTCCATCTCAAAGCCTTTAACAGATTTATCGTAAGCGGCTGACGCGATGCCATGGTAGATCGGCAGAACCGGCAGCTGTGTCATCACATATTCATCCGCTTTTGTTAAGATTTCCTTACGCTGTTCTTGATCTACAACAGAACGAGATTGATCGATCAGCTTATCGAGTTCAGCATCTTTATAACGGCTTAAATTTGTCGCATCAATGTTTGCTGAATGAAGTCGCGGGAACAATAATTCACTTCCATCTCCTGTAACGTTCGACCAGCCAGCGATCGTAATATCAAAGTCACCTTTTTTCGAGACATCCAGGTAAGTACCCCACTCGATCGTCTCAATGGTTGCGTTTATCCCCGCTTCTTTTAACTGTGACTGAATGACTTCAGCCATGTTCATGTACTGACTCGTATTAGCAGCTAGTATTTTTATCTCTTTTTTGTCAAACCCGTTATCTTTCACAAGTTTCTTTGCTTCTGCCTGATCAAACTTCGGTCCTTTATCACTGCTTTCGTTATGCCCAAAAACTTCTGGTCCGATGAAGCTGTTTGAATAAACTCCGAGACCGTTTAACTTTTTTAAATAACCTTCACGGTTGATTGCTTGTGAAACAGCTTGTCTAAATTTCAAGTCGTTCATCGGTTCTTTTTCCATGTTAAAAGCCAAGTAGTAAACGGGAGTTCCTTCTTTTTTCTGTATATCAACGTTCTTAATTTTCTCTAGACGCGGCATCAGTTCAGGTGCCAGTCCATCGATCAACTGAACTTTTCCGGTCTGCAGCATAGAGATCGCCGTTGATACTTCAGGAACGACTGTAAACGTTAGCTTTTCAAGTTTAGCCGGCTTCTGCCAATAGTCCTTGTTCTTCACCAGTACGATGTCATCGCCGTTTACTTTTTCAGAGAACGTAAATGGTCCTGTTCCAACTGGATCTTTCATGAGATCTTGTTTTTGATCAGCTGTTGGAGATACGATGGCCGCATTTGAGTGCGTTAAAGCCGCAAGCATCGGTCCATATGGCTTCTCTGTTTTTAAAACAACCGTATGCTCGTCCTGAACTTCGATGGATGATACAGGTGCTAAAAGTGATGCACGCGGTGCTGCAGTCTTCGGATCTTTTAATTTATCAAACGTGTATTTAACAGAATCTGCGTTGAACGGAGTCCCATCGTGAAATTTTATATTCTTCTTCAACTTGATCACCCACGTATTTTCGTCTGGGTTTTCATAGGATTCTGCAAGGTGTGGAACGATTTCACCTTTTTTATCTCGAACAAATAACGTTTCATAGATCTGTTCGATCACTGTAGATGATACAGAATCATTTGTTAGAATCGGTGATAGACCTACCACTTTTGAAGTCGTTGCATAGGTTAGCTCTTGTTCAGCTTTACCTGCACTTCCTCCTGATGAAGAATTGCTGCTGCAACCCACTAAAGCCAGTGACAATACAAAAAGAACCGTTAGCAAACTAGCAAACCACTTTTTTCCCATTTGTCATATCCCCCTCTTATTTGTCCAAACTCATTCCTTGATCTAACGCGTCACGAAGCGCATCACCGACAACATTAAACGCAAACACAACTAGCATGATGGCGATACCCGGAATCACGATCATATGAGGCGATGTCCACATGTACTCCTGTCCTGCAGCAATCATCGCACCCCATTCTGGCGTTGGCGGCTGTGCCCCTAAGCCTAAAAAACTTAATGATGCCGTTGATAGAATCGCAGTTGCCATCCTCATCGTCGCAAACACGATGATAGGAGCCATACAATTTGGCAGAACATGCCTGACCATGATGCGAAGGTCACTTGCTCCAAGTGATCGCATCGCGATAATGTACTCTTGCTTCTTAATGGAGAGAACACTTCCCCGGACGATACGCGCACACGTCGGGATTGACCAGATACTAATCGCAATTACAACGTTCACAAGGCTTGTCCCTAAGATTGCAATGATCAGCATAGCTAGCAGAATACCAGGAAAAGCAAACATTAAATCTACAAATCTCATAATGATACCGTCGAGCCTTCTATAGTAACCAGATAGCAAACCAAGTACGACTCCGCCCACTAAACCAAGACTTACAGCACCGATTCCTACTAGCAACGAGATTCTCGCTCCATATACGATTCTGCTCCAGATATCTCGTCCATAATTATCCGTTCCTAGCCAATGCCCTTCTGTCCCAATAGGCAGTTCACTCAGTTCCAAGTTCTGTTTGTTTGGATCCACTCCTACGATGACTGGAGCCGCAAGAGCCATGAACAGCTGAAAAGCAATGATCACGAGACCGACGATAGCCATCTTATTCTTAATGAGTCGTTTCCACGTTTTGTAAAGCGCAAATTCTTTCTTTTTCTTATGTGACGGTAACTGCTGTGTTACTACTTCCGTTGACATGTTATCCCCCCTTCGCGTTTATTCGTAACTGATCCTTGGATCAATAAAGGCATATACGATATCGACAATTAAGTTCACTAAGACGAACAGTGTGGCTACAAGAAGGACCGACCCCTGAACCATCGGAAAATCACGAGCTGCAATAGACTCAATCATGAGCCTGCCAACCCCGTTGATGGCAAAAACAGATTCTGTAATGATGGTGCCTCCAAGTAAGAAACCAAAATTCAAGCCGATCACTGTAATGACTGGAATCATTGCGTTTCGAAGACAATGCATCATGATGACTGTTCTTTCACGAACACCTTTCGCTCTTGCCGTTCTTACGTAATCTGCTCGAATCACTTCCAACATCGCAGAACGACTCATTCTGGCGATCATTGCGGCTGATCCTGTTCCAAGAGTAATAGCAGGAAGTGCGAGCTGTTTCATTCCTTCGATGGTCCAGAACGGTTCGGTCAATCCCCCGACTGGAAACCATTGAAGGTTAACAGCGAATATTAGGATCAATATCGCACCTAACCAAAAGTTAGGAATGGAGATTCCCCCAAGAGCAATAATGGTGCTCAGTCCATCAAACCACGTGTTATGCTTTAATGCTGATATGATTCCTGCCGTTACACCGATTACAATCGCAACAATAATACTTGCGATCGCAAGGTTCAGTGTGTTTGGAAAACGATCGATAATCGCTTCTGACACCGCTTGTTTTGTCTGATAGGAGAAACCTAAGTCACCTGCAAAAATACCTTTTAAGTAATCGAAATATTGAGCGAGCAACGGCTCATTAAGTCCAAGGTTTTCTCTGATCGCTTCAACGTCTTCTTGAGTCGCTGTTGGTCCGCCGATTATACTTGCCGGATCACCTGGCGCAATATGCATACTCATAAAAACAATGAATGAAATACCGATTAATAAGAGCACTAGCTGAAAAATACGCCTTACAATCAAACCTGCCATTTTCTCTTCACCTCTCCCCTTTTTTCACTTTTTCGGTACAATTAAGTAGAAATGACCTCCGTTTGTTAACCAAAATCCATATATAAACTAACAAACGTTTTATATTGTTTCTGATTATAAAATATATTCAGAATATTTTCTATATAAAATCATAATTTGGTTCTTTGTTCCCGTACCTATGTAAGTAGACATAAACTAATGCACTACTAAACGTTTTTGAGATAGGAAGATGCACCTAGTTGATATAATTGCTTCACTAGAATAATAAAAGAGGATTCGAAATGGATAGCTGTCCATTCGAATCCTCTTTGTATTCTTTATAGTTTTAGCCCTGATCGGCTCTTGAATCTTCTGAGTAGAATATGTGATTCTACTCTCGAAATACCTTTGATGCCATACAGTTCATTATTGATAAACTTCTCTAACGAAGGAAAATCTTCTACCAATACGTGCATATGTAATGTGCTTGGCCCAGTCATCTGGTAGCAGCTTGCGACACTTGGATTATTCACGAGTTTCTCTGCTACTTTTACTAAATAGGCTGGTTCACAGTCCACTTCAAAGAAAGCTGAAACGGTCTTACCTGCTGCTTCTGAGTCAATCACCACACTGAACTTTTCTATTACTCCCGCTTTTTTCATCTGATTAACACGTTCGCGAACAGATACACGGGAAAGGCTTAATTCCTTACCGATCTCTGCATAAGACATTCTACCGTCTTGTGTTAGCAGCTCTAATATTTTTCGATCTGTATCATCTATTTTCAAATCAATCACCACGCTTACATTGAATGAATTCATTGTAAGCGTTATTTTCTCAAAATTCAAATAAGGACTAAAAATGCAATGTATTCACCCTGTATTACAACAGTTTTAAAAAATTCAACACATTCTCAGAAACCCAGTCATATCAAGGATAAACAGTTGGACAGATGACTCAATTTTATAAAAAATGAGAAAATGTTATAAAACAGGTGTTGCAAAATATAAACTGTTATAATACAATGCATTATAATCAATTCAAAAACAAAACAGGAGGAATTTAAAATGAAAAACTACTTGGAGCTTCACCGTAATATTCCGGACAAAACGTGTATAGAATGTGGATGTGTAATCGAAGAACAACATGAATCTTATCTTTATGAGTGCGAGCGCTGCATGGGAAAACACGAGAGGTAAATTTTTTTACCTCTTCTGTTATATAACAATAATATTTTAACTCTATCTGTTTAATAACATGTTCAGAAAGGACTGTGTCATAAGTGACGATTGAAACTACTAATCTACAAGTGTTAGGCGACATTACCCCAGCGTATGAAAAAATATTAACACCCGGTGCCCTTCTTTTCTTAAAATCATTGCATCTTCACTTTAATAACACCCGAAAAGAACTTCTGAAACAACGAAAAGCCAGGCAGAGTGAGATTGATGCTGGTATCATGCCTACCTTTTTACCGGAAACCGAACATATCCGAAACAGTAATTGGACCATCTCACCGCTTCCACAAGATCTTCAAGACCGACGAGTAGAAATTACAGGTCCTGTTGACCGCAAGATGGTGATCAACGCGCTTAACTCAGGAGCTAGGCTTTTTATGGCAGATCTCGAAGATTCCAACTCTCCTACTTGGGAGAACACGATTGATGGTCAGATCAACTTAAAGGATGCCGTTAACCGCTCCATTTCTTTTGATAATGGAAACGGAAAAACGTATACATTGAACGAAAAGACCGCCACGCTCATCGTACGTCCACGCGGCTGGCATCTTGAAGAAAAACATATCGTTGTCGACAACGAACCGATGTCTGGTAGCTTAGTAGATTTTGGCCTTTATTTTTATCACAATGCAAAGACACTGATCGAAAACGGGTCTGGACCTTACTTCTATCTTCCTAAAATGGAAAGTCATAAAGAAGCTCGCCTTTGGAACGATGTGTTTATTTACGCCCAAGAACAGCTTGGGATTTCAAGAGGCACGATTAAAGCAACTGTACTCATCGAGACCATTGTTGCAGCTTTTGAGATGGACGAAATTTTATACGAACTTCGTGAACATTCCGCAGGTGTAAACTGTGGCAGATGGGATTATATTTTCAGCTATATTAAGAAATTCCGTAATCAGCCACACGTGATTCTCCCTGACCGTTCGCTCGTTACGATGACTGTTCCGTTCATGAGATCCTACTCTCTTTTGGCAATAAAGACATGTCATAAACGAAACGCTCCTGCGATCGGTGGGATGGCGGCACAGATTCCAATCAAAAACGATGAAGCTGCAAACGCTGCTGCTTTTGAAAAAGTGCGTGCTGACAAAGAGCGCGAAGCTTCTGACGGTCATGACGGGACATGGGTTGCCCATCCGGGACTCGTGCCTGTTGCTTTGGACGTGTTCGACCGCATCATGCCAACACCTAATCAGATCGACCGAAAACGTGAAGATGTAGTCGTAACGGCTGATGATTTAGTGGCTGTACCAGAAGGCGAAATCACAGAAGAAGGTTTGCGCGTCAACATTAGTGTCGGCATCCAATACATCGCTTCTTGGCTGAGAGGTAAAGGAGCTGCACCAATCAACCATCTCATGGAAGATGCGGCTACAGCAGAAATCTCACGTGCCCAAGTATGGCAATGGATTCGACACCCGAAAGGCATTTTACGTGACGGCCGCAAAGTGACGTTCGAGCTGGTAGAGGAACTAAAGCTGCAGGAAGTTCAAAAGTTGAGACAAGGAATGAATGAGGAGTCATTCAATTCTGGTCGTTTTATGGAAGCTGTCGCGCTGTTTGATGAACTGATTCGCGATGATGAGTTTCAAGATTTCTTGACCAATCGTGGGTATGAGGTTTTGTAGGTTTGATTTACTGCTGCCTTTGGAAGTGATTGATTTCCGCTCCACTTCATTAGCTATCCGTTTTTTTCTAAAAGACGTCACTGAATAGTTAATCGGAGTGTAAGGTGGGAGACTCCTGGGGGATCAGCGGGACAGGTGAAACACCTAAGAACGCATAGCGTCGAGGTGGTTCACCGCACGCCCCCCGGAAAGCGAGCACCTGAAACGGAGATTAATCACCCACAAGAACAACTTGAGTTAACTTTACGCTACCCACTTTTCAACAATAAAAATCTAAAATATAAACCTTAAGGAGAGAGATTAATGAGTCAATCACGTGTGGAGAAATTACAGAATATGTGGCAAAACGAAGAGCGCTGGTCAGGTGTTCAGCGTCCTTATACAGCAGAAGAGGTTATTCGCTTACGCGGGTCTATCGATATCGAGCATACCCTTGCAAAAAAGGGTGCCGAAAAATTTTGGGATCTGCTTCAGAACGAAACATATGTAAACGCTTTAGGAGCACTAACAGGCAATCAGGCAGTTCAACAAGCAAAGGCAGGTCTGAAAGCCGTATACTTAAGCGGTTGGCAGGTCGCAGCAGATGCCAACCTTTCTGGAAACATGTATCCTGACCAAAGTTTATATCCGGCAAACTCTGTGCCACACGTGGTAAAACGCATTAACTCTGCTCTTCAGCGCGCTGATCAGATTCAGCACATGGAAGGTGGAAACGAAGTGGATTATTTCCTTCCGATCGTTGCCGATGCAGAAGCAGGTTTTGGCGGACAACTGAACGTGTTCGAACTGATGAAAGGCATGATCGAATCTGGAGCGTCAGCTGTTCACTTTGAAGATCAGTTATCTTCTGAGAAAAAGTGCGGACATTTAGGTGGAAAAGTACTGCTGCCGACGATGACGGCTGTACGTAACTTGATCTCTGCTCGTCTGGCGGCAGATGTGATGGGAACGCCAACGATTCTGATCGCACGTACAGATGCTGATGCGGCTGACTTGATCACGAGTGACATCGACCCGGTCGATCGCGCTTTTATTACTGGTGAGCGAACAGCTGAAGGTTTTTACCGTACGAATGCGGGACTCGACCAAGCAATCGCACGCGGTCTTGCTTATGCTCCTTATGCTGATTTGATCTGGTGTGAAACAAGTGAACCGAACTTAGAACAAGCGCAACTTTTTGCAGATGCGATCCACGAGCAGTTTCCTGGTAAACTATTAGCCTACAACTGTTCTCCTTCTTTTAACTGGAAAAAGAAGCTAGATGACGCGACAATTGAAACGTTCCAGCAGCAGCTTGCAGCGATGGGCTATAAGTTCCAGTTCGTTACACTTGCAGGGTTCCATGCACTGAACCACAGCATGTTCGAGCTTGCAAAAGGCTACAAAGCGAGAGGCATGGGTGCTTATTCTGAGCTTCAACAAAGAGAGTTTGATAGTGAGATCGATGGCTATACCGCAACTCGCCACCAGCGTGAAGTAGGAACTGGCTATTTTGATGAAGTCACACAGCTCGTTTCAGGTGGTACCGCTTCAACAACAGCTCTTAAAGGATCTACAGAAGAAGACCAATTTCAGTCACAAAAAGCGTAGAGATAGAGTTATTGGATAGGAGATAAATAGAGAAAGGACAGGTGCAGATGCCCCTGTCCTTTTTAGCATTCAATTTATAAAGGTATTTTGAACACGCCACGATTTTTTTGCATACGTTGACCAGATGATGAACGCCAATAACGCAGAGGCTGAGTTTACAAACGGCGTTTCTGTGTTTATTTCTTCTACAAAGAGAAGTAACAAATCGATTAAAACCGCAAAAACTAACGAAATCTGCAGCAAAAAGATCCAAGTCTTCACGAAAGCTTTTTTTTTCGTAAAAAAGAGATAGAGAAGATACACGTTCAATCCGATCAATCCGATGTTAAAGATGAACTCTCCGTATACGACGTACTTTAATAATAATGATTTGAATTCATAACCTCTGATTGCATGAAATCCCACTTGTACAGCATCTAATTTATACGGCAGAGCTAAGATGAGTCCCACTCCTACTAGAATCAGCCAGCCTCCCAAACCTTTCAAATCTTCTTTTTGTTTTGGTTGTGTCTTCAATGTTCGTCCCCTTTTCTTTTTCCATGAAGGATAAATTAAAT encodes the following:
- a CDS encoding glutathione ABC transporter substrate-binding protein, giving the protein MGKKWFASLLTVLFVLSLALVGCSSNSSSGGSAGKAEQELTYATTSKVVGLSPILTNDSVSSTVIEQIYETLFVRDKKGEIVPHLAESYENPDENTWVIKLKKNIKFHDGTPFNADSVKYTFDKLKDPKTAAPRASLLAPVSSIEVQDEHTVVLKTEKPYGPMLAALTHSNAAIVSPTADQKQDLMKDPVGTGPFTFSEKVNGDDIVLVKNKDYWQKPAKLEKLTFTVVPEVSTAISMLQTGKVQLIDGLAPELMPRLEKIKNVDIQKKEGTPVYYLAFNMEKEPMNDLKFRQAVSQAINREGYLKKLNGLGVYSNSFIGPEVFGHNESSDKGPKFDQAEAKKLVKDNGFDKKEIKILAANTSQYMNMAEVIQSQLKEAGINATIETIEWGTYLDVSKKGDFDITIAGWSNVTGDGSELLFPRLHSANIDATNLSRYKDAELDKLIDQSRSVVDQEQRKEILTKADEYVMTQLPVLPIYHGIASAAYDKSVKGFEMEPTGQWSLYGVYRE
- a CDS encoding ABC transporter permease; this translates as MSTEVVTQQLPSHKKKKEFALYKTWKRLIKNKMAIVGLVIIAFQLFMALAAPVIVGVDPNKQNLELSELPIGTEGHWLGTDNYGRDIWSRIVYGARISLLVGIGAVSLGLVGGVVLGLLSGYYRRLDGIIMRFVDLMFAFPGILLAMLIIAILGTSLVNVVIAISIWSIPTCARIVRGSVLSIKKQEYIIAMRSLGASDLRIMVRHVLPNCMAPIIVFATMRMATAILSTASLSFLGLGAQPPTPEWGAMIAAGQEYMWTSPHMIVIPGIAIMLVVFAFNVVGDALRDALDQGMSLDK
- the nikB gene encoding nickel ABC transporter permease, giving the protein MAGLIVRRIFQLVLLLIGISFIVFMSMHIAPGDPASIIGGPTATQEDVEAIRENLGLNEPLLAQYFDYLKGIFAGDLGFSYQTKQAVSEAIIDRFPNTLNLAIASIIVAIVIGVTAGIISALKHNTWFDGLSTIIALGGISIPNFWLGAILILIFAVNLQWFPVGGLTEPFWTIEGMKQLALPAITLGTGSAAMIARMSRSAMLEVIRADYVRTARAKGVRERTVIMMHCLRNAMIPVITVIGLNFGFLLGGTIITESVFAINGVGRLMIESIAARDFPMVQGSVLLVATLFVLVNLIVDIVYAFIDPRISYE
- a CDS encoding Lrp/AsnC family transcriptional regulator; the encoded protein is MKIDDTDRKILELLTQDGRMSYAEIGKELSLSRVSVRERVNQMKKAGVIEKFSVVIDSEAAGKTVSAFFEVDCEPAYLVKVAEKLVNNPSVASCYQMTGPSTLHMHVLVEDFPSLEKFINNELYGIKGISRVESHILLRRFKSRSGLKL
- the yhfH gene encoding protein YhfH — encoded protein: MKNYLELHRNIPDKTCIECGCVIEEQHESYLYECERCMGKHER
- the aceB gene encoding malate synthase A, encoding MTIETTNLQVLGDITPAYEKILTPGALLFLKSLHLHFNNTRKELLKQRKARQSEIDAGIMPTFLPETEHIRNSNWTISPLPQDLQDRRVEITGPVDRKMVINALNSGARLFMADLEDSNSPTWENTIDGQINLKDAVNRSISFDNGNGKTYTLNEKTATLIVRPRGWHLEEKHIVVDNEPMSGSLVDFGLYFYHNAKTLIENGSGPYFYLPKMESHKEARLWNDVFIYAQEQLGISRGTIKATVLIETIVAAFEMDEILYELREHSAGVNCGRWDYIFSYIKKFRNQPHVILPDRSLVTMTVPFMRSYSLLAIKTCHKRNAPAIGGMAAQIPIKNDEAANAAAFEKVRADKEREASDGHDGTWVAHPGLVPVALDVFDRIMPTPNQIDRKREDVVVTADDLVAVPEGEITEEGLRVNISVGIQYIASWLRGKGAAPINHLMEDAATAEISRAQVWQWIRHPKGILRDGRKVTFELVEELKLQEVQKLRQGMNEESFNSGRFMEAVALFDELIRDDEFQDFLTNRGYEVL
- the aceA gene encoding isocitrate lyase — protein: MSQSRVEKLQNMWQNEERWSGVQRPYTAEEVIRLRGSIDIEHTLAKKGAEKFWDLLQNETYVNALGALTGNQAVQQAKAGLKAVYLSGWQVAADANLSGNMYPDQSLYPANSVPHVVKRINSALQRADQIQHMEGGNEVDYFLPIVADAEAGFGGQLNVFELMKGMIESGASAVHFEDQLSSEKKCGHLGGKVLLPTMTAVRNLISARLAADVMGTPTILIARTDADAADLITSDIDPVDRAFITGERTAEGFYRTNAGLDQAIARGLAYAPYADLIWCETSEPNLEQAQLFADAIHEQFPGKLLAYNCSPSFNWKKKLDDATIETFQQQLAAMGYKFQFVTLAGFHALNHSMFELAKGYKARGMGAYSELQQREFDSEIDGYTATRHQREVGTGYFDEVTQLVSGGTASTTALKGSTEEDQFQSQKA
- a CDS encoding DUF2569 domain-containing protein, encoding MKTQPKQKEDLKGLGGWLILVGVGLILALPYKLDAVQVGFHAIRGYEFKSLLLKYVVYGEFIFNIGLIGLNVYLLYLFFTKKKAFVKTWIFLLQISLVFAVLIDLLLLFVEEINTETPFVNSASALLAFIIWSTYAKKSWRVQNTFIN